From a single Anaerolineaceae bacterium oral taxon 439 genomic region:
- a CDS encoding N-acetylneuraminate lyase: MTKYAVNRFRNVTIALNTPFDAKGEISLAATRNFVQYQYTKGVRSLYVCGSTGEGFLLSIPERKQILEAVVSAAPEDMTIIVHVGTAATREAVDLAAHAAETGAHATSAVPCVYYRPGEESIYRHWTAITEAADLPFFIYNIPQLTGYSLSMPMFRRMLQNERVAGIKCSSESVQDIMHFKEEGGKDFIVFNGPDEQYLAGRIMGADAGIGGTYAAMPELYLKLENLIREGRIDVALNLQRMITAFIARLCTFGSLYGTVKAIVRLDGCDIGDTRAPFLPVSSENPDVIRLHRDIKAAIRDTASW, from the coding sequence ATGACAAAATATGCTGTAAACCGTTTTCGGAACGTCACGATCGCGCTGAACACGCCATTCGACGCCAAAGGCGAGATTTCGCTCGCCGCTACCCGGAATTTCGTCCAATACCAGTATACCAAAGGCGTCCGCTCGCTGTACGTCTGCGGCAGTACGGGCGAAGGCTTCCTCCTTTCCATCCCGGAACGCAAGCAAATCCTCGAGGCCGTCGTATCGGCCGCGCCTGAGGATATGACGATCATCGTCCATGTCGGGACGGCGGCGACGCGCGAAGCGGTCGACCTCGCCGCCCACGCGGCGGAAACCGGAGCGCACGCAACCTCCGCCGTCCCCTGCGTTTACTATCGCCCCGGCGAAGAAAGTATCTATCGGCATTGGACCGCGATTACGGAAGCCGCCGACCTTCCGTTTTTTATTTACAACATTCCGCAGCTGACAGGATACAGCCTGTCGATGCCGATGTTCCGGCGCATGCTTCAAAACGAGCGGGTCGCGGGGATTAAATGCTCCTCCGAATCCGTTCAGGATATCATGCATTTCAAGGAAGAAGGCGGAAAAGATTTTATCGTCTTCAACGGGCCGGATGAGCAGTATCTCGCCGGGCGGATCATGGGTGCGGACGCCGGAATCGGCGGGACGTACGCCGCGATGCCTGAGCTGTACCTGAAGCTGGAAAACCTGATCCGCGAGGGCCGGATCGACGTCGCGCTGAACCTCCAGCGAATGATCACCGCCTTCATTGCCCGCCTCTGCACGTTCGGATCGCTGTATGGAACGGTAAAAGCGATCGTCCGGCTGGACGGCTGCGATATTGGCGATACGCGCGCCCCGTTCCTCCCGGTCAGCTCGGAAAATCCGGACGTCATCCGGCTCCATCGCGATATAAAAGCCGCGATCCGAGATACCGCGTCCTGGTAA
- a CDS encoding dihydroxyacetone kinase (with DhaL and DhaM forms dihydroxyacetone kinase, which is responsible for phosphorylating dihydroxyacetone; DhaK is the dihydroxyacetone binding subunit of the dihydroxyacetone kinase): MQRFLNNPDDVVDEMLRGFLKCHPDIVAETTNPRVLKYVHAPVQGKVGIVTGGGSGHKPAFIGYIGKNMCDAVAVGEVCSSPTANAFLDAFRAADSGKGVACLYGNYSGDNMNVKMAVKLAKKEGIEVRTVVANDDAASAPKDQAEKRRGVAGEILMWKAAGAMAASGADLEDVIASAKDAIDHTRSVGIGLTPCTLPAVGHPNFEIKDGTMEVGIGHHGEPGIEVCPLESAASVARRMTKIVCDDLPFLPGDETVVLLSGLGATPLMELYILYDEVQRILASMEISVHRAYVGNYFTSLEMSGASLTVMKLNDRLKTLIDLDVYSVGLKQQQG, from the coding sequence ATGCAGCGGTTCTTAAATAATCCGGATGATGTCGTCGATGAGATGCTGCGGGGTTTTCTAAAGTGTCATCCTGATATTGTTGCCGAAACAACGAATCCCCGCGTCCTGAAATATGTACATGCGCCAGTTCAGGGGAAGGTAGGGATCGTTACCGGCGGAGGCTCAGGGCATAAACCGGCTTTTATCGGATATATTGGGAAAAATATGTGCGATGCTGTCGCCGTAGGCGAGGTCTGCTCCTCGCCTACGGCTAATGCCTTTTTAGACGCGTTCCGTGCGGCAGACAGCGGGAAGGGCGTTGCCTGCCTTTATGGAAACTATTCCGGCGACAACATGAACGTCAAGATGGCGGTGAAGCTCGCGAAGAAAGAAGGTATTGAGGTCAGAACGGTCGTCGCGAACGACGACGCGGCGTCCGCCCCGAAGGACCAGGCGGAGAAACGAAGAGGCGTCGCAGGGGAAATCCTGATGTGGAAGGCTGCTGGGGCAATGGCAGCGTCGGGGGCGGACTTGGAGGATGTTATCGCCTCGGCAAAGGATGCGATCGATCATACTCGAAGCGTGGGTATCGGGTTGACGCCCTGTACTTTACCAGCCGTGGGGCATCCGAATTTCGAAATAAAGGATGGAACGATGGAGGTGGGAATCGGTCATCACGGAGAACCGGGGATTGAGGTCTGTCCATTGGAGAGCGCAGCGTCGGTCGCGAGACGGATGACCAAGATTGTCTGCGACGATCTGCCTTTCCTTCCCGGCGACGAGACAGTTGTCCTGCTCTCCGGTTTAGGCGCGACTCCGTTGATGGAGCTTTATATTTTATACGATGAAGTTCAGCGTATTCTGGCTTCGATGGAAATTTCTGTTCATCGGGCTTACGTTGGAAATTATTTTACTTCGCTTGAAATGAGCGGCGCGTCGCTTACGGTCATGAAGCTCAATGACCGGCTGAAAACGCTGATTGACTTGGACGTATATTCTGTCGGGCTGAAACAGCAGCAGGGGTAA
- a CDS encoding sugar phosphate isomerase, giving the protein MYKIAIGADPNAGELKSYLMEVCKDLGHQVIDMGDEDAIYANTAIKVAKQVANGSADKGILLCGTGIGMSIAANKVHGAYAALLTDAYSAEKARTSNNTNIACLGAFTIGREVAKKILGIWLTADFDSASPSAKKVQRIIDYEDGNS; this is encoded by the coding sequence ATGTATAAAATTGCGATTGGCGCGGATCCGAATGCCGGTGAATTAAAGTCATACCTGATGGAGGTTTGTAAAGACTTGGGGCATCAGGTGATCGACATGGGCGATGAAGACGCTATCTACGCTAACACGGCGATTAAAGTCGCGAAGCAGGTCGCGAATGGATCTGCGGATAAGGGGATCCTGCTCTGTGGAACAGGAATTGGAATGAGTATTGCCGCAAATAAGGTTCATGGCGCGTATGCCGCTTTGCTGACCGACGCCTATAGCGCGGAAAAAGCGCGGACGAGTAATAATACAAATATCGCCTGTTTAGGCGCGTTTACGATTGGAAGAGAGGTCGCGAAAAAAATATTGGGAATCTGGCTGACTGCTGATTTTGATTCCGCTTCGCCGTCGGCGAAAAAAGTCCAACGAATTATCGATTATGAAGATGGCAATAGCTGA
- a CDS encoding sugar ABC transporter substrate-binding protein — protein sequence MQKKFMIALSTVVLVLVLSSAVFAQDTFKVGYACNNFNDTFQTFIEDHARAYAEKEGVEFVYSDGGEDILKQQDQINAFIAEGVDALIVVPIDTSAVEPIIEAAQKAGIPLVFVNRNPFSDLDPEDYPENVYYVGSEESEAGKFQAEYAVELLGEKEEIGYAILVGILSNQGAIARTQGNKDALKEMKNYKLLAELNGDWQRDQGMTITENWLTAYGDELKLILSNNDEMALGAVEATEAAGREDIIIMGVDLIPDAKQAIIDGRLDASVMQDGKGQGEGAMKVALAALRDEDPEPYTKIPFVLATPENIADFE from the coding sequence ATGCAAAAGAAATTCATGATCGCCCTGTCAACAGTCGTACTCGTCCTCGTTCTCAGCAGCGCTGTTTTCGCGCAAGACACGTTCAAAGTCGGCTATGCCTGCAACAACTTTAACGACACCTTCCAGACGTTTATCGAAGATCACGCGCGCGCTTACGCCGAGAAGGAAGGCGTCGAATTCGTTTACTCCGACGGCGGCGAAGACATCCTCAAGCAGCAGGACCAGATCAACGCGTTTATCGCCGAAGGCGTCGACGCTTTAATCGTCGTGCCGATCGATACCAGCGCCGTCGAACCGATTATCGAAGCCGCCCAGAAGGCCGGTATCCCGCTCGTCTTCGTCAACCGCAATCCGTTCTCAGATCTGGATCCGGAAGATTATCCTGAAAACGTTTATTACGTTGGGTCTGAAGAGTCTGAAGCCGGGAAATTCCAGGCTGAATACGCCGTCGAGCTTCTCGGCGAAAAAGAGGAAATCGGTTACGCGATCCTCGTCGGTATCCTCTCGAACCAGGGCGCGATTGCCCGAACGCAGGGGAATAAAGACGCCCTGAAAGAAATGAAAAACTATAAACTTCTTGCTGAGCTGAACGGCGATTGGCAGCGCGACCAGGGCATGACCATCACGGAAAACTGGCTGACCGCCTACGGCGACGAATTAAAACTGATCCTCTCAAATAACGACGAAATGGCATTAGGCGCCGTTGAAGCCACGGAAGCCGCCGGACGCGAGGATATTATTATCATGGGCGTTGACCTGATTCCTGACGCGAAACAGGCGATCATCGACGGACGGCTCGACGCTTCCGTCATGCAGGACGGAAAGGGGCAGGGCGAAGGCGCGATGAAAGTCGCGTTAGCCGCGCTCCGCGACGAAGACCCCGAACCGTATACGAAAATTCCGTTCGTTTTAGCCACCCCCGAAAATATCGCCGATTTTGAGTAA
- a CDS encoding sugar ABC transporter permease: MGYKKYSPFNIISTILLLIVTFIFVFPFYWVVTGSLKEQRVTVKLPPEWFPLSPTIANYQTLFKNPALQWFGNSVIISLIAMVLVCTVAALAGYVLAKKKFPGRNLIFSMFVGAMALPKQVVLVPLVKLVSSWGMHDTLWAVILPSVGWPFGIFLMKQFSETVPNEILEAAKIDGCGEFQTFRSVVLPIVRPGVGALAIFTFISTWNDYFLQLIMLNSRTALTLQLGIATLQAEFATNYGALMAGATFAALPIVLVFLLFQNAFTQGITMGAVKG, encoded by the coding sequence ATGGGATACAAAAAGTATAGTCCCTTTAATATCATTTCGACGATTCTGCTGTTGATCGTAACGTTCATTTTCGTTTTTCCGTTCTACTGGGTTGTCACCGGCTCGCTCAAGGAACAGCGGGTTACAGTAAAGTTGCCGCCGGAGTGGTTTCCTCTTTCGCCAACAATAGCTAACTATCAAACATTATTTAAGAACCCGGCATTACAATGGTTCGGGAACTCGGTCATTATTTCGCTCATCGCCATGGTGCTTGTCTGCACCGTTGCTGCGCTCGCGGGTTACGTATTAGCTAAGAAAAAATTCCCGGGACGAAACCTGATATTTTCAATGTTCGTTGGCGCGATGGCGCTTCCGAAGCAGGTCGTCCTCGTGCCGCTGGTGAAGCTGGTTTCCTCCTGGGGAATGCATGATACGCTCTGGGCGGTTATTTTACCGTCGGTCGGCTGGCCGTTTGGGATCTTTTTAATGAAGCAGTTCAGCGAAACGGTTCCGAACGAGATTCTTGAAGCGGCGAAGATCGACGGCTGCGGCGAGTTTCAGACGTTTCGCTCGGTCGTGCTGCCAATTGTCCGTCCGGGGGTCGGCGCGCTGGCGATTTTCACGTTTATTTCGACCTGGAACGACTATTTTCTGCAATTGATCATGCTGAACAGCCGGACGGCGCTGACGCTCCAGCTGGGGATCGCGACGCTCCAGGCTGAATTCGCAACCAACTATGGCGCATTGATGGCCGGCGCGACGTTCGCCGCGCTGCCGATCGTCCTGGTCTTCCTGCTCTTCCAGAACGCGTTTACGCAGGGGATTACGATGGGCGCGGTTAAAGGCTGA
- a CDS encoding 30S ribosomal protein S1, whose amino-acid sequence MEHSVSPIGSEKESFDFEALLDEGIRIDFPRKGEIREGVIASITPDQILVNVGTKSEGVITGRELESIPKDILESFDVDQPILVYILDPEDQNGNLVLSYTKAYEEQIWKKAEEAMASKEAIDSVISGYNKGGLIVDFGILRGFIPASQIALSRRMDVSGESPEQRYGKMVGQPIRIRIIEVDRERRRLIFSERQASSETRESLKQKVIDGLTEGEILTGRVASLADFGAFININGMADGLVHLSEISWDHIRKPSDVLQVGQEVQVKVISVDKEKNRIGLSIRQTQDDPWLGQVAKYQVGQLVEGVITRLTKFGAFAKLDDAFEGLIHISEISDKRIEHAKEVLKEGDKVTLRIIKIDPANHRIGLSVRRVDSMAYSEMDWDTLMADLDSLTEE is encoded by the coding sequence ATGGAACATTCCGTTTCCCCGATTGGTTCTGAGAAAGAATCTTTTGACTTTGAAGCCCTTCTTGACGAAGGGATTCGTATCGATTTTCCCAGAAAAGGCGAAATTCGTGAGGGCGTAATCGCCAGTATTACCCCGGACCAAATTTTAGTTAACGTTGGAACGAAGTCGGAAGGCGTTATAACCGGTCGGGAATTAGAGTCGATTCCGAAGGATATTCTCGAATCCTTCGACGTGGATCAACCGATTTTAGTTTACATTCTTGATCCGGAAGATCAGAACGGGAATCTTGTTTTGTCTTATACCAAAGCGTATGAAGAACAGATCTGGAAAAAAGCCGAAGAGGCAATGGCTTCGAAAGAAGCGATCGATTCGGTTATCAGCGGCTACAATAAGGGCGGGCTGATCGTCGATTTTGGGATCCTCCGCGGTTTTATTCCGGCGTCGCAGATCGCTTTGTCGCGGAGAATGGACGTCAGCGGCGAAAGCCCGGAACAGCGTTACGGTAAAATGGTCGGGCAGCCGATCCGGATCCGGATTATCGAGGTCGATCGCGAGCGCCGCCGGCTGATCTTCTCGGAGCGGCAGGCGAGCTCGGAAACGCGCGAATCGCTGAAACAGAAAGTCATCGACGGGCTTACCGAAGGCGAAATCCTGACCGGCCGCGTCGCCAGCCTCGCCGATTTCGGCGCATTCATTAATATTAACGGAATGGCGGACGGCCTTGTCCATCTTTCCGAAATTTCCTGGGATCATATCAGGAAACCCTCCGACGTCCTTCAGGTCGGACAGGAGGTCCAGGTCAAGGTTATCAGCGTTGATAAGGAGAAGAACCGGATCGGTCTTTCGATTCGCCAGACGCAGGACGATCCCTGGCTCGGTCAGGTCGCGAAATATCAGGTTGGACAGCTCGTCGAAGGGGTTATTACCCGGCTGACCAAGTTCGGCGCGTTCGCGAAACTCGACGATGCGTTCGAAGGACTGATCCATATTTCCGAAATCAGCGACAAGCGTATCGAGCATGCCAAAGAAGTTCTCAAGGAAGGCGATAAGGTTACGCTTCGAATTATCAAGATCGACCCCGCCAATCACAGGATCGGTTTATCGGTTCGCCGCGTCGACTCGATGGCTTATTCCGAAATGGACTGGGATACCTTGATGGCCGATCTCGATTCGCTGACGGAAGAATAA
- a CDS encoding dihydroxyacetone kinase subunit L — protein MDYFLNSDGKKILTRIIGAIQENKEYLSEIDGRIGDGDHGINMNKGFSIFEERIRDRDVAFSDGLGELGEILLTEIGGSMGPIYGTIFCGMAERCEGAEKIDLTLYAEMLRRGLEDLSEIIEAKVGDKTIVDTLAPAVEAVERSVNQGEPIDRAMASMISAAEQGKESTRDMVARVGRSSRLGERSKGVLDAGAVSCFLIIEAMGQGIQDLCL, from the coding sequence ATGGACTATTTTCTTAATTCTGATGGGAAGAAGATCCTGACGCGGATTATCGGAGCAATTCAGGAGAATAAAGAGTACCTGAGCGAAATTGACGGACGAATTGGCGACGGCGATCATGGTATTAACATGAACAAGGGGTTTTCCATTTTCGAGGAACGTATCCGCGATCGGGACGTTGCTTTTTCCGATGGGTTGGGCGAGCTGGGCGAAATCCTGTTAACTGAGATTGGCGGTTCGATGGGGCCGATATACGGGACAATTTTCTGTGGAATGGCTGAACGCTGCGAAGGCGCTGAGAAAATCGATCTGACCCTTTATGCCGAAATGCTCCGCCGGGGATTGGAGGACCTTTCCGAAATTATTGAGGCGAAAGTTGGCGATAAAACAATTGTTGATACTTTGGCGCCGGCTGTCGAAGCGGTTGAACGATCGGTTAACCAGGGTGAGCCGATCGACAGGGCAATGGCGTCGATGATCTCTGCGGCGGAACAAGGAAAGGAATCAACAAGGGACATGGTCGCGAGGGTTGGGCGTTCCAGCCGGTTAGGCGAACGGTCGAAAGGCGTTCTTGATGCCGGCGCGGTTTCATGCTTCCTGATTATCGAAGCGATGGGACAGGGGATTCAGGATCTTTGCCTGTAA
- a CDS encoding acetylneuraminate ABC transporter permease: protein MTMKQANQREAITAYLFLLPALIFFFVFVVVPIGQGMWTSFFNYTMKHYQWIGIGNYIELLSDQVFLKSLGNTILLVVAAVPVIVVFSIFASVTLYEKSAWVRSLFRGIFYLPVVTGTVSVIVVWKWMFDPLTGILNFVLKDAGIITRNINWLGDKRFALWAIALVLFTTSVGQPIILFIAALGNLDKSQVEAAEIDGANRAQIFRYVEWPGIMPTTLYVVVITTINTFQCFSLIQLLTSGGPNFNTSTIMYQVYETAFRLHRYGYANAMGVVLAIFIVLFSTVQFRVFNANIDY, encoded by the coding sequence ATGACCATGAAGCAGGCAAATCAGCGAGAGGCGATAACTGCCTACCTGTTTTTATTACCCGCGCTGATTTTCTTCTTCGTCTTTGTCGTCGTCCCAATTGGACAGGGAATGTGGACCAGCTTCTTCAACTACACGATGAAACATTACCAATGGATCGGGATCGGAAACTATATTGAATTACTCAGCGACCAGGTTTTTTTGAAATCGCTTGGGAATACGATCCTGTTAGTTGTCGCAGCTGTCCCCGTGATCGTCGTTTTCAGTATTTTCGCCTCGGTCACGCTTTACGAAAAAAGCGCCTGGGTCCGTTCTCTTTTCCGCGGGATTTTCTATTTACCGGTCGTTACCGGTACCGTCTCGGTTATCGTCGTCTGGAAATGGATGTTCGACCCATTGACCGGTATTCTGAACTTCGTTCTCAAGGACGCCGGGATTATAACGCGCAACATCAACTGGCTCGGGGATAAACGTTTTGCACTTTGGGCGATCGCGCTCGTCCTTTTTACGACTTCGGTCGGTCAGCCGATCATCCTTTTTATCGCCGCGCTCGGGAATCTCGATAAGTCGCAGGTCGAGGCGGCCGAGATCGACGGCGCGAACAGAGCGCAGATTTTCCGTTACGTCGAATGGCCGGGAATCATGCCGACGACGCTCTACGTTGTCGTTATTACGACAATTAATACTTTCCAATGTTTCTCTCTAATCCAGTTACTGACTTCCGGAGGGCCAAACTTTAACACGAGTACGATCATGTATCAGGTCTACGAGACCGCCTTTCGCCTCCACCGCTACGGCTATGCCAACGCGATGGGCGTCGTCTTGGCGATCTTTATCGTTCTTTTCAGTACGGTTCAATTCCGCGTTTTCAACGCGAATATTGATTATTAG
- a CDS encoding L-fucose isomerase, which translates to MNRKPMIGLIGFSDGEPAVHEQLKEIVQKQVDVIAEELEKQGEIIVLKADRLVCSVESAKEEAEKLKAKGVDGTIFSYGVFAFPNFSAIAAQNGKGPFLLAANLNPDWPGMVAMLAAGGALHHLGIEHFRAAGDFRDPKVLEKITHFARCAMVVSRLNGQKYGLIGGRSLGMYSSTVSMQDWQKKFGIDVDHLDQSEILRIAEEIPEAQVEKAFEWLSENVGEIKYNGTSFTSEKLKQQIRHYEATKRIVQENHYDFVGVKCHYEMSRHYCTECLSAAFMNDPYDWDGEKEPVVFACEADSDAALTMQILHLLTGDPVVFMDVRHYDAEEDVMVFCNCGSESTYYATGTKDFRANLKKTTLYPCLDIYSGGGCHVNLMTKAGKATIARLNRNEGKYRMTIIPAEFVELPREKMKETTEEWPHVFAKLPFDHSVFLDRFDANHCHAVYGDHVDDLKMICSMLNVEVEMFS; encoded by the coding sequence ATGAATAGGAAACCGATGATTGGTCTGATTGGATTTTCGGACGGCGAGCCTGCCGTTCATGAGCAATTAAAGGAAATTGTTCAGAAACAGGTCGATGTTATCGCGGAGGAACTCGAAAAACAGGGAGAGATTATCGTACTAAAGGCGGATCGGCTCGTTTGCTCGGTTGAGAGCGCGAAAGAGGAAGCTGAGAAGCTGAAGGCGAAGGGCGTTGACGGGACGATTTTTTCCTACGGGGTCTTTGCTTTCCCGAATTTTTCGGCGATTGCTGCGCAAAATGGGAAGGGACCGTTTCTACTTGCAGCGAACCTGAATCCGGATTGGCCGGGAATGGTTGCGATGCTGGCGGCCGGCGGCGCGTTGCATCATCTCGGTATCGAGCATTTTCGCGCGGCTGGAGATTTTCGGGATCCGAAGGTCCTGGAGAAAATTACCCATTTCGCCCGATGCGCGATGGTTGTGTCCCGGTTGAATGGACAGAAATATGGGCTGATCGGGGGACGAAGCCTTGGAATGTACAGCTCGACGGTGAGCATGCAGGATTGGCAAAAGAAATTTGGGATCGACGTGGATCATTTAGATCAATCCGAAATCCTCCGGATTGCGGAAGAGATTCCTGAAGCGCAGGTTGAAAAGGCGTTTGAATGGCTGAGCGAAAACGTCGGCGAAATTAAATATAATGGGACTTCTTTCACTTCAGAAAAACTCAAGCAGCAAATTCGACATTATGAAGCGACAAAAAGAATCGTGCAGGAGAATCATTACGATTTCGTCGGTGTAAAGTGTCATTATGAAATGAGCCGGCACTATTGTACGGAATGCCTTAGCGCCGCTTTCATGAATGATCCTTATGACTGGGACGGTGAAAAAGAACCGGTTGTATTTGCCTGTGAAGCGGATTCGGACGCGGCGCTAACGATGCAGATTTTGCATCTGCTGACTGGCGATCCGGTTGTGTTCATGGACGTTCGTCATTATGACGCCGAGGAAGACGTCATGGTATTCTGTAATTGCGGGTCGGAATCGACCTATTACGCTACCGGAACGAAAGATTTTCGAGCAAACTTGAAAAAGACGACGTTATATCCATGCCTGGATATTTATTCCGGCGGCGGATGTCACGTGAATTTAATGACAAAGGCGGGAAAAGCGACGATCGCGCGATTGAATCGAAACGAGGGAAAATATCGGATGACGATTATTCCGGCGGAATTCGTTGAGCTTCCGCGGGAAAAAATGAAGGAAACGACCGAAGAATGGCCGCATGTATTTGCGAAGCTGCCTTTCGATCATTCCGTTTTCCTGGATCGTTTTGACGCGAATCACTGCCATGCGGTTTATGGCGATCATGTGGATGATTTGAAGATGATTTGCAGTATGTTGAATGTTGAAGTGGAGATGTTTTCATAG
- a CDS encoding inositol 2-dehydrogenase, translating to MEKVRIAIAGLGRLGKIHANHLCGQIPGAEVTAACSIIDAELRYARETLGIRDVYRDYDEMIERGNFDAVAIVTASGVHCSQLTRALEAGKHVFCEKPLGVTVDECLRAAKVVQAHPDLVFQLGFMRRFDPSYRYAMEKIRGGLIGDPYLVKAVGLDPLKLLPGAMNFLATSGGIFVDMAIHDIDLMRWFLGAEPESVFAVGSTFGFPGIAAIGDVEAGCALYRFENGAMGTIHTSRTAPYGYHIETEIVGTKGAIRIGQVPAKNGAVLYTDTGVGVDCVEAFPERFERAFLDEKVCFVDCVRNGKKPEIDVIDGVRSAEIALATTQSLKGGELVRIRYR from the coding sequence ATGGAAAAGGTACGGATTGCGATTGCCGGGTTGGGGCGGTTGGGAAAGATTCACGCGAATCATCTTTGCGGCCAGATCCCGGGCGCAGAGGTTACGGCGGCCTGTTCGATTATTGATGCGGAGCTGCGCTATGCGCGCGAGACGTTGGGGATCCGCGACGTTTATCGCGATTATGACGAGATGATTGAACGGGGAAATTTTGACGCGGTGGCGATCGTTACGGCTTCGGGGGTGCATTGTTCGCAGCTGACGCGGGCGCTGGAGGCGGGGAAGCATGTTTTCTGCGAAAAGCCGCTGGGCGTGACGGTTGACGAATGCCTCCGCGCGGCGAAAGTCGTTCAGGCGCATCCGGACCTGGTTTTCCAGCTGGGTTTCATGCGCCGGTTCGATCCGTCCTATCGATACGCGATGGAGAAAATTCGCGGCGGGCTGATCGGGGATCCGTACCTGGTTAAGGCGGTGGGGCTGGATCCATTGAAGCTGCTCCCGGGGGCGATGAACTTCCTGGCGACGAGCGGCGGGATTTTCGTCGATATGGCGATTCATGATATTGACCTGATGCGATGGTTCCTTGGGGCGGAACCGGAATCGGTTTTCGCGGTTGGCTCGACGTTCGGATTCCCCGGGATCGCTGCGATTGGAGACGTTGAGGCTGGCTGTGCTTTGTACCGTTTTGAGAATGGGGCGATGGGGACGATTCATACGAGCCGGACCGCGCCGTATGGGTACCATATTGAAACGGAGATCGTGGGGACGAAGGGCGCGATCCGAATCGGTCAGGTCCCGGCGAAGAACGGCGCGGTCCTGTACACGGACACCGGCGTTGGGGTCGACTGCGTCGAAGCGTTTCCGGAACGGTTCGAGCGCGCTTTTCTGGATGAAAAGGTCTGTTTTGTCGATTGCGTCCGGAATGGGAAAAAACCGGAGATCGACGTCATCGACGGAGTGCGGTCGGCGGAAATTGCGTTGGCGACGACGCAGTCGCTGAAGGGCGGCGAGCTCGTGCGAATCCGGTACCGGTAA
- a CDS encoding epimerase codes for MKIFITGAAGFIGSHLANTLCERGHTVIGFDNCSTGHPESLASGVELVRGDINDREHLWRLLQQVDCVYHLAARVVVPESIDYPREFERVNVGGTVTLLEAMRDVGIHRMIFASSGAIYGIQCQQPLNENTSKPRPASPYAVSKLASEYYINTIGRLWGLEAVCLRIFNAYGPRQGFSFSHAAVIPTFLKQAAAKGTIVIHGDGTKTRDFVYISDVVDALIAAMDLKKPDETVINIGSGEETTINRVCELAQKITGQLPEIVYNPKRVGGPDRMRADLTLAREMLGYAPKVPLEEGMRLAYELDPRLRQAGRGLFL; via the coding sequence ATGAAAATCTTTATTACTGGCGCCGCGGGCTTTATCGGGTCGCATTTAGCCAATACGCTCTGCGAACGGGGACATACCGTTATTGGGTTTGACAACTGCTCGACCGGTCATCCCGAGTCGCTCGCTTCCGGCGTCGAACTCGTTCGCGGCGATATTAACGACCGGGAACACCTTTGGCGCCTGCTCCAGCAGGTCGACTGCGTTTATCATTTAGCCGCGCGCGTCGTCGTCCCTGAGTCGATCGATTACCCCCGCGAGTTCGAACGTGTCAACGTCGGCGGGACGGTTACGCTTCTGGAAGCGATGCGCGACGTGGGGATCCACCGCATGATTTTCGCGTCGTCCGGCGCGATTTATGGGATCCAGTGTCAGCAGCCGCTCAACGAGAACACGAGCAAGCCGAGGCCCGCTTCCCCATACGCCGTTTCCAAACTGGCGTCAGAATACTATATTAATACGATCGGCCGGCTTTGGGGCCTGGAGGCGGTCTGTCTCCGGATTTTCAACGCCTATGGACCGCGGCAGGGCTTCTCGTTTTCGCACGCGGCCGTCATTCCGACCTTCCTGAAGCAGGCCGCCGCCAAAGGTACGATCGTTATTCATGGCGACGGAACCAAGACGCGCGATTTCGTTTATATCAGCGATGTCGTCGACGCATTGATCGCGGCGATGGACCTGAAGAAGCCGGACGAAACCGTGATCAATATCGGCTCGGGAGAGGAAACGACGATTAACCGTGTCTGCGAGCTGGCGCAAAAAATAACCGGTCAGTTGCCGGAAATCGTTTATAACCCGAAACGCGTCGGCGGCCCGGATCGCATGCGCGCGGACCTGACGCTGGCCCGCGAGATGCTCGGATATGCGCCGAAAGTACCGCTCGAAGAAGGCATGCGGCTTGCTTATGAACTTGATCCGCGGCTGCGGCAGGCGGGACGCGGCCTTTTCCTTTGA